ttcaacagatgctcttcttcgcttaagcattctggcagcaacacttgccagaggcacatcctctgaatcttcatcatcagagacaTCATGAACAGTGGGAGGGGTCTTCATCGATTCCTCTGACAAGACATCCATTGAGTTTGCAGCCTTGGAATCAGAACtcttggatgaagaggaagaatcctttgagagtgaaacttccttggcaggcttatcagacaatgtcgcgacatcgtcttcaacatttgcagagacagaagtattggagacttcctcaggcacaggggcttctgggttttgcattggggttgcacgagacttgtagtgcttcttggaaggagttcttgagttcttcttagattgagaggaagaacttgtgtgcaaacccataaccctagcaccaccagcagttctctctatctttcctttcacagactctttcttgcttgaagacatgatgaactggtaaagcaaacgaacaaaaacaagaaattgaGAGAAACGTAAGTGATGAGAATCAGAAATTGTTAGAGCAAGATTGGCAACTTGTGGTGAGAATGTGATGAagtcattggtgatgattatatagcagttgagtgagaaggaagcaatgatgtcccaacggcagttaatggtagttacgaggaaactagccgttagacagaaaaggggctttaattgctatgcttcttcgaagaggcaaatcccaagatttcctcttaatttgtcaaatgtagcagcatctaagggtttggtaaagatgtcagccaattgtctctctgtggggacatgttccaaagtaacaattttatcctccactaattccctgatgaagtgatgtctgatatctatgtgtttggttctgctatgttgtatagggttcttggcaatattgatagcactcaaattgtcacagtacaatgtcatgacatcttgctcaacttcgtattccttgagcatctgcttcatccaaataagctgagtacaactgcttccagcagctatatattcagcttcagctgtggataaagacacgcagttttgcttcttgctaaaccaagaaattaagttgtttccaaagaagaaacaccctccagatgtactctttctatcatcagcactccctgcccaatctgcatcacaataccctacaagggaagaattagtatcatttgtataaagaatcccatagtcacaagtaccatttatgtacttaatgattcttttcacttgtaagagatgactggtctttggagcagcttgatatcttgcacaagcaccaacagcaaaggtaatgtcaggtctgctagcagtgaggtacaacaagcttccaatcatgcttctatataagctttgatcaacatcctctccctgattgtctttagacagcttgatatgtgtagcagcaggagtccttttatgtccagattcttcaagtccaaatttcttgacgatgcccctagcatacttactctgggaaataaacattgagtcttccatttgtttgatctgaagtcccagaaagtagttcaattcaccaactaagctcatctcaaactctgacttcatttgttggacaaaatgttccaccatcgagttcgacatcccaccaaacacaatatcatcaacatatatctgtgcaatcatgagttttcctctttcatttttcacaaataatgtcttgtctattcctcccttgcaataaccattgctcaccagaaactctgtaaggcgttcataccaagctctaggggcctgttttaatccatacagggctttcttgagtttgtagacatgttcaggatgatgtggatctgtgaatccctttggttgttcaacataaacttcctcattcagataaccatttagaaaggcacttttaacatccatttggaataatctgaacttcaaaagacaagcaacaccaagcaaaagtcttatggattccaacctagccactggagcaaaggtttcatcaaagtctattccttcaatctgagtatatccttgagccaccagtcttgctttgtttctagttactacaccattctcatctgacttgttcttgaaaatccacttggttcctatgatgtttactccctcaggcctaggaatgagatcccatacttcatttcttctgaattgatcaagttcttcttgcatagcatttatccagtattcatctgtcAGAGCCTCCTTGACATTTTTGGGTTCTACCTTGGATATAAAACATTCATGAGCAATGTAGCTTCTAGCCCTGGTAGTAACTCCTTCTTTGAGGTCACcaataatattctcttgaggatgattcttttgaattctgatcgatggagctttatttgcaggggtcatctggtgatcttgctcatcagaactggtttctgattcaatgtcgaggtcaatagttgggacatcggctgtgacatgtggaccatcatcatctttagttgcaccagtgtcttctctttcatttggttgatcatcaatagagacatttacagattccatcattacctttgttcgggaattgtacactctgtaagctttgctgtttgtagagtatcccatgaaaattccttcatcactcttaggatctagctttcttctttgttcacgatcagccagaatataacatttactcccaaagatatgaaagtgtttcacagttggcttccttcctttccagagttcatatagagtgactgtggttccagctctaatggttactctattgtgaatgtaacaggctgtgttcatggcttctgcccagaacttgttggaaatcttccttgcatgaagcataaccctggtggattcttgaagagtcctgtttttcctttcaacaattccattctgctgaggtgtaattggagctgagaattcatggcttattccttctgaatcacagaagtcagagaatttggagttctcaaactctcgtccatgatcacttctgattcttactatagagcaattcttctcagtttgaagtttcagacatagccttctgaatatgtcaaaggtttctgatttttccttcatgaagtcaatccatgtgaacctggaataatcatcaacacagacatatacatatttcttacctcctagactttctacctgcatgggtcccatcaagtccatgtgaagaagttcaaggacttttgttgtagttggatgctgaagctttgcatgagatgttttggtcagctttccaatcttgcattctccacatatcttttcttcatctattttcagttttggtagccctcgtacagcatctttagagataactttctgcatactcttgagattgatgtgacctaaacgttggtgccatagattcaactcatccacttttgatatcaaacatctagacacttgggctttcttttgtggaatccacatgtagcaattgtctttggacctgacacctctcatcacaatctcttgatcactagtggtaaccatgcattcagtcttgctaaacttcacatccagatcttgatcacacaactgacttatactgattagatttgctgTCAACCCCTTGACAAGAAGAACGTTGTTCAGACTAGGAGATCCAgtgtttaccaacttcccaatgcctttgatttttcctttagccccatctccaaaggtgactgatttactggagtattccttgagattttctagatactccttattcccagtcatgtgttttgagcagccactatcaaaataccagtcttcacttgatgagactctaaaagatgtgtgtgctataagacatgaaacttctcctttgggtacccaagctctcttagatgtcttgagaaccttctggatctgaggatatccgtatagcttgaagcagtagggcttaatgtgaccaaacctaccacaataatgacatctccatggaatttgagcagtagccttctgagtagtaggatgtggaggcatatgttgtgacatcgggcttGACATCTGATAGTTCTCTGGGTTTTTAAACTCAAAGTTTTCTTTAGCTCTTACAAACTTCCttgatgctttctgatttcctctACTCCCAGACTGATAACTGAAACCAATGCCTTTaacactctttccttgcttgcttgtttcttccagaatctcttcaagcatattagatccactattcagcatacgcactgacttgtaggtattttccagtttggctgtcaatgtagctactttctcttgaagatcagctatggttaacagaagcttggctttttcaacagtttcaacatcctttaattttgagttccatttatccaaatcaacttgcagtttatcaatggtctcccttaggttttcattttcagtcttaacttgtttcatctcatcttcttgctccTTCAGATGTTTGCAAGTTTCCTTCCATTTAACATGTAGGAGTTTGTAAGTCTCTTCCAAATCCTCAAATGTCATACTCATAGATACCCACctaatatataaaatactaaaactctcatatatatatatatatatatatatatatatatatatgtgtgtgtgtgtgttgatATAATGATTTTGTACTTGGGTCTTGTGTTCAACTTTAAgtaaattttgaaattctagatcccttagaacaaatgtcctgcacgatgctgggacaatcgattagaacatcatacaactgaaagacctgaacacgaaacaacaaacaactaaaaggaaacaagacacaggaagttgttaacccagttcggtgaaactacacctacgtctggttagctttcgcccaatgaaaaggaattccactatctcaagaactaggtattacagacccacatgaacacatcaagttcattgttcttaacctattctacccagtggtattctacttagaaccacagcctaagtatgagagcccctctcacttttcctcaatcactgccacagtgattggtgaacaacaataacacagagtttgtttgacactcaaacacaacacagaactcagtctcactttatagaatcagtgagcaagacgagttcacaactaacaaagacaaagaacaacttacactcttaagaacacttgatcttcaaggtaattctctcgatcaacatcaagcttcaggtctttgtcaatatatatacttcagcagaggcggctagggtttatttgggctgaagaacactttgatccaactcatatcagcagagaatctttcaagatctgatatgagtgatcaacaagtaaaaatagaaacaaatctttttaatcacagatttgcttcaacaattacaacccgcaactggctcccaacacacagttacttgaccttcaagtaagcacagatcataccataaagcataaccacaagggacccacttgcatgccagcaggggcggatgtcctggccttcatcaaggcagatgtcacaacatcggctaggacatcaggttgttttttttacaaaattgatgacaacaaaggaacaacaaattTGTACAATGGTAATGATAAAAAGAagctcttagagcatctccaatgctaggttTCTAAATTcctagcactattcatgtgggtccgtgctgccacatgtgtttaaacAACTTTTTGCAAATTTTgcttcaaccatgagttcttagggcccgtttggtggtcaggataggatatgataggatatgatatgtgaacaggataagaacaggatatgataagagcaggatagactcttatcatatcctgtgtttgaggtgcacataataatgacaggatatgataaggaaaaaagtatcagatttatatttgaataaaaaatacatttaaaaattgatcattctattaaatttaatttctttacattttcatgaatagtctatgttttaaaataaatacaattaatttaaattttattaattagcctattttattgttttgaagatagcatatattttaaataaaattatgcagttaaccaattggttttcatttagtcgtgacacgtgataattaacaataaaagttaactaaattaagaatattattatttcaaaagtactttatatttaaattataaatttataatttaaatataaagtacttttgaaattaataataatttataaatagttttaaataataggagatgaaaatagaaaattaatctattactattaaaaaatcaatgtttgtaatcaatggttttcacttagttgcgacacgtgataaacaataaaaattaaggcttaattgcacttttgctccctgatctttcacctttgtgcgatttacctccctcatctttaaaatgagcgaattccctccctcttctattaatatgtgcgatttaggcccttccgttagttagccgtccaattactaacggcggttgctattttcaccctcccttttactaaccacacccccatatcagaaataaaaataaaaataaaaataaaaaaaggaggTAAAttgcacaaaggtgaaagatcagggggcaaaagtgcaattaagctaaaaaataaaaaaataaattaaataaattaaataaattaaatacaattaaccgaaaataaaaaaaaaaactgaaaaaaaatatttttataaaaatcaaagaaaaaataataaaataaatgaaataagttaaatacaaataatagaaaatgaaaaaacatttttataaaataaaaaaaaagctgaaaaaaatatttttataaaaatcaaagaaaaaatgtttttataaattcaaagaaaataaaatattttttttaattgaagaaagaaatttaaaaataaaataaaagaataattatttttaatttagtgtaggtggtgcaaatagaaacaaattcttcttttattttatttttaaatttctatcttcaattaaaaaaaatatgttattttctttgactttataaaaacatttttttctttgatttttataaaaaaaaattcagttttttctttgattttataaaaatattttttcattttctattaattgtatttaacttatttcatttattttattattttttctttgatttttataaaaatattttttcagttttttttaatttatagttttttttattttctattaattttatttaatttatttaatttatttttatttttttatttttatttctgataagggggtgtggttagtaaaaggggggtgaaaatagcaaccaccattagcaattggacggctaactaacggaagggcctaaatcacacatattaatagaagagggagggaattcgctcattttaaagatgagggaggtaaatcgcacaaaggtgaaagatcagggagcaaaagtgcaattaagccaaaaattaaccaaattaaaaatattattatttcaaaaatactttatgtttaaattattatataagtagatgaataattttttaataataggagatgaaaatattaaattagtctattattattaataaaccaatatttgtaagtgagtagtctattttactatttatgaataataattttatttattttttattttagttaaattaatatttttatattcattaattaatattattataaattataaattatataatattaaaataaattaatttgaagttaggatactgaaagaaaatatataagtgatatcctatcctgttctatcctagctcccccctcaggataacttttacacatgattgacaggataggataggagacaggatagtgttatcatatcctgttggcgcaacaaacatcagataacaacaggatatgattattatcctgtcctatcatatcctatcctggtcaccaaacgggcccttagttcttagcactattcatctaGTCCCACAAAACCATtatattagtaatattttttatttacatataatcttgatttaaatttaaatgttaattttcattttcaatacttaaattaaatcagttgatgaatgagagagaaaaaaattaattttttatgctaagaactcaaaaagtaaaactctttATATAAgagctagttcttatttttaagaattaagaacttcaCGTCAGCTCCCTCCAATGGTTAataactcagttcttagttcttagcttagaaataagaacaaaaaaccttgcattggagatgctcttagaccCAAAAAGAGGAAAGAAAATAAGTATTCGCCTTCTCGCTTGAGTTTTGAGTTTAATCTTGAAtctatattaaatttaaaatttaatattattttcatttgataaaatatttgTGAATCCATATATGTCCATGAGTATCCATGGATATTCTAAAATCCGTTTAAAATCCACTAAATGGATATTAATGTAGGTTTGGAGCGAGTACGAGTATGAACTTTTACCTGCGGAACAGGTTATAGATATATACTACTCATGCTCACCCGTATCCACTGACATCCCTACTCGCATCGGTTATTAGTAGTACGAGGAACTAAATCAATGGGTCATTGGTTGGACCGATTGACTCAGCTTATatcaaaaaaattctaaaaaataatattactaACTACCATTAATAAATAATGTCATacttcaaattcaaaaacattATCCTCACACAAGTGCCTATTTAAACAACCAACAAGAAAGATTTTACAACAACAAAATAACACAAGTTGTAAACATCATCGAAAAACATAGGTCTTATGCTTCAATCACAAAAAAGCGCACACACAAATGAGTATCAAACATGATTAAATAGCCACAGGCTCATAAATGTCAATCAAAACTGCAAAAATGACAAGTTTCATGTCCAAGGAGGAAAAGTTGCATCCAATGCAGACACTCCTTTATCAAATAAACCAAATAGCATTCAAATTTGCATTTTCCGAGGTTATCTTATGCAGCAGCATCATCATCCAAATTTAATTGAtctgtgaaaaaaaaatcaaaaaaaaaatcaatttagatTCATGTAACAATTAACATCAAGTGAAACAAAATATAAAGCAATGAATAATATATTCATATTATAACATAGGTATATACCAATATCATCTGAAATTGGTTGTATGGTTATATTGGCAAGATCATTATGCAATGCATCCACCTCCTCATTGGTTAAGAATGGTGGTGACTCCTCCAATACCCAATCAGAATGGTCATCAATTGTTTCAAAATTGATGGGATCATAACTTTGACGCTTCAACCGGCTCCTGAGTTTATTAATTTGCTCATATATCAATATCAAAAAATTCAAGAACATATTTATTTATCTATAAAGAAAACAATCAATTAAGAATTAACCTAATCATACCTTTGTTGTAGCCTCAAGTTGTAACGAACAAAGACAAGATCAATAAGTTTTTGACGCTCCAACCTATTtctttttattgaatgaatgtGCTCAAATACACTCCAATTTCGATAACAACCCGAAACACTACAAGTTTGACTTAAAACACGAATAGCTAACTTTTGCAAATGTGGTGCATTGCTTCCATAAGATTCCCACAATTGATCTATAATATCACATGCAATAAAACCAATGAATATACATATAGAACTATAAGTCTAGAATCTAAATCAAGGATCAAAGACAATGAAAGTTCTCAAACACTAATTTTACCTGGCATTATTGTATTTCTTTCACGCACTGCAATTGGCCTTCCAAAATCTAACTCAACATTTTTGTATATTCTCGTTTCACTTGACAACTTACATTCCAAATCATGATCTCCCCAAGAATACTTTTCAATCCATCATAAAGGCCAGTTATTGTGATCTTATGCTTTTCATAATCTTCAAGGTTAAACCGACAAGCTGGATTCAACCAATAACCTGCAGCATTAAGATTTTTACAAAGTCGAGAATCCCAATGACCATCTATGATGTTCAAGTAAGGCTCTACTTTCTTCTTATTTGTTTGGAACCTCTTCACCATCTCCTCTCTAGCTTTATAAAAAGCTTGGTAAATAAAACCCATGGCAGGTTTATCTTCACTAACAAGATGTAACAAACGAACAAGTGGCTCAGTAAGTTCGACAATATCAACACATTTTTTCCAAAACCCATAATCCAAGACCTGCTCCACAAATATTTTTGCCCGAGCATCTTTGGCATAAGTTGAGCTTTTCCACTCCATAGATGTAACCATGACTCTTAGTGAATCTTTTTTAGCCAAAATACTTTGAAGTGCAATGAAATTAGTTGCAAAGCTAGTATGAGCAGAACGAAGAATTCCTCCTCCACATGTATGCTTTCTCATCAAATACAATGCATAACAGTGGTTATAAATGTACTTTGTAATTTTTGAAGCTTGTTGCATAGTCTCACTTACATCCTCGAGCTTTCCAATATCCTGCAACATCAATTTAACACAGTGTGTTGCACAAGGAGACCAAAATAATTTAGGAAACTCAGCTTCTAATAACCTTCCAGCAGCAACATAATTTGGAGCATTATCTGTCACTATGTGAACAACATTTTCGGCCCCAACGAATAAGACCACCTCCTTGAAAAGCATATACAACAATTCTGGAATTCTTGAATGTTGAGAAGCATCAACAGATTTCAGAAAATTTGTTCCTTTAGGACAATAAACCAGAAAATTGATGAAAGTTCTCCCACATCGATCAGTCCACCCATCTGCCATAAGTGTACATCCAGTTTGCTTCCAAACATTACGATAACTCTCAACAAGTTTCTTCACTTCATCAACCCACTTACTTAACAAAAAGCCACGAACTCTTTGCATATTTGGAGCTTTATACCCTGGACCCATACTACAAATAGCGTCAATCATAGGTTGATAATATGCCAAATTAACTGCATTAAATGGCACAGGAGCATCAAACATCCATTTTGCAATGGCAATGTCACACTTTTCAATCACTTCTTTACTTTGCACCGCACTTCTTAAGGTCGGTTGAGCTCCTGGAGTTGTTCTAGGCATGAAGTAGTCACCTAAGTGACCAATATGCTTTCCCTTTTGAGTAGAAGGTTCTTGCCTTGATACATTAACATTGGAAACTTCATCATCAATTACTCTTATTAGGTCTTCATCAAGAGGATTACTATCCTCACATTcttcttgaaattttcttttattccgACCTAGATCAATGTTTTGTGTGCGCATCTTTGGAGATGGTCCAAGCCTTTTCAAACAATCTCATGCACTTCTCTTATACACGCTTCTCATGATTGGAAGAAGGATTCCTCATAGAAGGTGCTTGATTTTCCATTGATTGTGGTCTTTGCTTGAGATGAAAAACTTCAACCTATATATGCATCAACAAACAATGGAACTATCTTTTTTAAGAAATCCAAATTTGAGGATTGTGAACAGGGAAAAATGAGGTTAAAAGGAGagtaaaaacaaaaactagTATGATACAGGTAATTGAGAAAGCAATTTTAACATAACATAACAGGTAAAAGGACAACACTAAGAAACAGCTAGCTCCATTTCATTTTAGTGTTTAATTTTCCTAATGGAAGCATGTCAATTCTCGCAGAGTATACAAGTCAATTGGAAGTA
This is a stretch of genomic DNA from Lotus japonicus ecotype B-129 chromosome 1, LjGifu_v1.2. It encodes these proteins:
- the LOC130722998 gene encoding uncharacterized protein LOC130722998, which produces MRTQNIDLGRNKRKFQEECEDSNPLDEDLIRVIDDEVSNVNVSRQEPSTQKGKHIGHLGDYFMPRTTPGAQPTLRSAVQSKEVIEKCDIAIAKWMFDAPVPFNAVNLAYYQPMIDAICSMGPGYKAPNMQRVRGFLLSKWVDEVKKLVESYRNVWKQTGCTLMADGWTDRCGRTFINFLVYCPKGTNFLKSVDASQHSRIPELLYMLFKEVVLFVGAENVVHIVTDNAPNYVAAGRLLEAEFPKLFWSPCATHCVKLMLQDIGKLEDVSETMQQASKITKYIYNHCYALYLMRKHTCGGGILRSAHTSFATNFIALQSILAKKDSLRVMVTSMEWKSSTYAKDARAKIFVEQVLDYGFWKKCVDIVELTEPLVRLLHLVSEDKPAMGFIYQAFYKAREEMVKRFQTNKKKVEPYLNIIDGHWDSRLCKNLNAAGYWLNPACRFNLEDYEKHKITITGLYDGLKNQLWESYGSNAPHLQKLAIRVLSQTCSVSGCYRNWSVFEHIHSIKRNRLERQKLIDLVFVRYNLRLQQRSRLKRQSYDPINFETIDDHSDWVLEESPPFLTNEEVDALHNDLANITIQPISDDIDQLNLDDDAAA